Proteins found in one Acidobacteriota bacterium genomic segment:
- the pyrR gene encoding bifunctional pyr operon transcriptional regulator/uracil phosphoribosyltransferase PyrR has translation MGGEIKARIMDKERIDRTITRIAHEIIERNKGVDDLVLIGIRTRGVSLAKRLAEKIEEIEGKKIKVGILDITLYRDDLTVIGPQPIVKETKIPFPITNKKVVLVDDVLFTGRTVRAALDSLIDFGRPRSIQLAVLIDRGHRELPIRADYVGKNVPTSLKELVEVRLTEEDGEDLVVIRSLNNKGGE, from the coding sequence ATGGGAGGCGAGATAAAGGCAAGGATTATGGATAAGGAGCGGATAGACCGCACCATAACCCGAATCGCCCACGAGATAATAGAGCGGAATAAAGGGGTGGACGACTTAGTACTTATCGGAATAAGGACGAGGGGGGTCTCCTTAGCCAAAAGGCTGGCGGAGAAGATCGAAGAGATAGAGGGGAAAAAGATTAAGGTAGGTATCCTCGATATAACCCTCTACCGGGATGACCTCACGGTGATCGGTCCTCAGCCGATAGTGAAGGAAACCAAGATCCCCTTTCCCATCACCAATAAGAAGGTGGTGCTGGTTGACGATGTCCTCTTCACCGGAAGGACGGTCAGAGCTGCTCTCGATAGCCTGATCGATTTCGGCAGGCCAAGGTCGATCCAGCTGGCAGTGCTCATTGATCGGGGACATCGGGAACTACCAATCCGGGCGGACTATGTAGGGAAGAATGTCCCCACCTCCTTGAAGGAGCTCGTTGAGGTGAGACTCACCGAGGAGGATGGGGAGGACTTAGTGGTGATAAGATCACTAAATAACAAAGGAGGAGAATAA
- a CDS encoding dihydroorotate dehydrogenase electron transfer subunit, which produces MNDNQYLIKAKVIENLPLSPGYHRLAFYAPEIAEVSSPGQFLLIRGWSGYDPFLPRPMSINELHYEKGKPSGVRILFRVVGRGTKLFSLLSPGDEVSLRGPLGNGFPLLGEGKAMLVAGGIGVSPLLFLANKLKGAGVDAELLIGGKGREDLLLLSSFENLGVKVEITTEDGTQGRKGVVTELLEERLSQGERGTIYACGPEGMLKEVARLSLRYGCEAYLSLERRMACGIGACLGCAIPIKREGKREMVRVCKEGPVFPAGEVIFDE; this is translated from the coding sequence ATGAATGATAACCAATACCTCATAAAGGCGAAGGTAATCGAGAACTTGCCCCTTTCCCCAGGATATCATCGCCTCGCCTTCTATGCTCCGGAGATAGCGGAGGTTTCTTCCCCGGGACAGTTCCTCCTCATCAGGGGATGGTCCGGTTATGATCCCTTTCTTCCTCGCCCTATGAGCATAAATGAGCTCCACTATGAGAAGGGGAAGCCTTCTGGGGTGAGGATCCTCTTCCGGGTGGTGGGAAGGGGAACGAAGCTCTTTTCCCTCCTCTCCCCGGGTGATGAGGTTAGCTTACGGGGTCCTTTAGGGAATGGTTTTCCACTTTTGGGAGAAGGAAAGGCGATGCTCGTTGCCGGGGGGATAGGCGTTTCCCCGCTTCTTTTTCTCGCGAACAAGCTTAAGGGTGCGGGGGTCGATGCCGAGTTGTTGATAGGTGGGAAAGGAAGAGAGGATCTATTACTTCTTTCCTCGTTTGAGAACCTTGGGGTGAAAGTCGAGATCACCACCGAGGACGGAACCCAGGGAAGAAAGGGAGTAGTGACGGAGCTTCTTGAAGAGAGGCTATCCCAAGGGGAGAGGGGAACGATCTATGCCTGTGGACCAGAGGGTATGCTCAAGGAGGTGGCTCGTCTCTCTTTGAGATATGGATGCGAGGCATATCTTTCCTTGGAGCGGAGGATGGCTTGCGGTATCGGAGCCTGTCTCGGCTGTGCGATCCCAATAAAAAGGGAGGGAAAGCGGGAGATGGTCCGGGTCTGCAAAGAAGGACCAGTTTTCCCGGCGGGTGAGGTGATATTCGATGAGTAA